In Aegilops tauschii subsp. strangulata cultivar AL8/78 chromosome 3, Aet v6.0, whole genome shotgun sequence, one genomic interval encodes:
- the LOC109773778 gene encoding probable tRNA N6-adenosine threonylcarbamoyltransferase, mitochondrial gives MVSTLLPTLSLPVSRATAFLLGTPLKSFRSHHPLLRSFLASASSLSSPPTPRSLVTMASAAIPARRDLLMLGIETSCDDTAAAVVRGDGEILSQAIASQSDLLVKWGGVAPKMAEEAHALAIDQVVQKALDDANVSESDLSAVAVTIGPGLSLCLRVGVHKARKIAKVFHLPIVGVHHMEAHALVSRLVNKDLDYPFLALLISGGHNLLVLAQNLGEYVQLGTTIDDAIGEAYDKSARWLGLDIRKGGGPALEELALEGDPNSINFRVPMRQHKDCNFSYAGLKTQVRLAIESRNLCTDDIPISSATEEDRQLRANIAASFQRIAVLHLEDRCQRAVEWALKMEPSIKHFVVSGGVASNQYVRAHLNHIAEKNGLQLVSPPPSLCTDNGVMIAWTGIEHFLAGRFEDPPPADEPDDMQYELRPRWPLGEEYSEGRSVSRSLRTARIHPSLTSMTKSSRN, from the exons ATGGTGTCCACCCTTCTCCCAACCTTATCATTGCCGGTTTCACGGGCCACTGCATTCCTCCTCGGAACCCCACTAAAATCCTTCCGCTCTCACCATCCTCTTCTCCGCAGCTTccttgcttctgcttcttccctATCATCCCCTCCTACTCCCCGCTCCCTCGTCACCATGGCCTCCGCGGCTATCCCCGCCCGCCGGGACCTCCTCATGCTCGGCATCGAGACCAGTTGTGACGACACTGCCGCCGCCGTG GTCAGAGGTGATGGGGAGATCCTTAGCCAAGCGATTGCTTCCCAA TCAGATTTGCTTGTAAAATGGGGCGGTGTTGCTCCTAAGATGGCCGAAGAAGCTCATGCTCTTGCAATTGATCAG GTTGTTCAGAAAGCACTTGATGACGCAAATGTTTCAGAGAGTGATCTTTCTGCTGTGGCCGTGACCATTGGACCAGGACTTAGTCTATGCCTTAGAG TTGGTGTTCACAAAGCTCGGAAAATAGCAAAAGTATTTCACTTGCCTATTGTTGGAGTTCACCATATGGAGGCACATGCATTAGTTTCCAG GCTAGTGAACAAGGACCTTGATTACCCATTTTTGGCTCTTCTAATTTCAG GTGGACACAATCTTCTTGTTCTTGCTCAGAATCTTGGTGAGTATGTTCAACTGGGGACTACAATAGATGATGCAATTGGCGAGGCATATGACAAGTCAGCAAGATGGCTGGGTCTTGATATACGGAAAGGTGGTGGTCCTGCTCTTGAAGAGCTTGCCCTAGAAGGTGATCCAAATTCTATTAATTTCAGA GTTCCGATGCGACAACACAAAGATTGCAATTTCTCTTATGCTGGTCTCAAGACTCAAGTTCGATTGGCCATTGAATCCAGAAAtct GTGCACAGATGATATCCCCATTTCATCTGCAACAGAAGAAGACAGACAACTAAGGGCAAACATTGCTGCCTCTTTCCAG CGGATAGCTGTTCTACATTTGGAGGATAGATGCCAGCGAGCAGTTGAATGGGCATTGAAGATGGAGCCTTCTATTAAACACTTT GTTGTTTCAGGTGGTGTTGCATCGAACCAGTATGTTAGGGCGCACTTGAATCATATTGCTGAGAAGAATGGCCTACAGCTTGTATCCCCTCCCCCAAGTCTTTGTACTGACAATG GTGTCATGATTGCTTGGACTGGAATCGAGCACTTTCTTGCCGGTAGATTTGAAGATCCACCTCCCGCTGATGAGCCTGATGATATGCAG TATGAGTTGCGTCCAAGATGGCCTCTTGGTGAAGAATATTCAGAAGGAAGAAGTGTTTCACGATCATTGAGAACAGCTAGGATCCATCCATCACTTACATCCATGACGAAGAGCTCTCGCAACTAG
- the LOC109773801 gene encoding gibberellin 2-beta-dioxygenase 3: protein MVVLAKGELEQIALPAAQPPLAHVREVDLSAAPGPGRAAAARALVSACEEQGFFKVTGHGVPPELVRAAEAAAAEFFALPQAEKEAAAGRPLGYDSKRIGVSGDLGWIEYLMLGVTPAGALPAASFASWTLPCAGAAVASLSEPPCPLRDLLEEYAAAVRRMACGVLELMAEGLGIAPADALSRLVADAESDSMLRVNHYPPRPELQGRLLTGFGEHTDPQVISVLRSNGTSGLEICARDGSWAAVPPDPDSFFVNVADALQVLTNGRFRSVRHRVVVSSERPRVSMIFFGGPPFGQRLAPLRQLLGDGGRSRYREFTWKEYKSSTHKGRLATDRLCSFEN from the exons ATGGTGGTCCTTGCCAAGGGCGAGCTGGAGCAGATAGCGCTGCCGGCGGCCCAGCCGCCGCTGGCCCACGTGCGGGAGGTCGACCTgtccgccgccccggggcccggCCGCGCGGCCGCGGCGCGCGCGCTGGTGTCCGCGTGCGAGGAGCAGGGCTTCTTCAAGGTGACCGGCCACGGGGTGCCGCCGGAGCTCGTGCGCGCCGCGGAGGCGGCCGCGGCGGAGTTCTTCGCGCTGCCGCAGGCCGAGAAGGAGGCCGCCGCTGGCCGGCCGCTCGGGTACGACAGCAAGCGCATCGGCGTCTCCGGCGACCTCGGGTGGATCGAGTACCTCATGCTGGGCGTCACCCCCGCCGGCGCGCTGCCCGCCGCCTCCTTCGCGTCCTGGACATTGCCGTGCGCAGGCGCCGCCGTCGCGTCGCTGTCCGAGCCCCCCTGCCCCTTACG GGATCTTCTGGAGGAGTAcgcggcggcggtgcggcggATGGCGTGCGGCGTGCTGGAGCTGATGGCGGAGGGGCTGGGGATCGCGCCGGCGGACGCGCTGTCCCGGCTGGTGGCGGACGCGGAGAGCGACAGCATGCTCCGGGTGAACCACTACCCGCCGCGGCCGGAGCTGCAGGGCCGCCTCCTGACGGGGTTCGGCGAGCACACGGACCCGCAGGTCATCTCCGTGCTCCGCTCCAACGGCACCTCCGGGCTGGAGATCTGCGCGCGCGATGGCTCCTGGGCCGCCGTGCCGCCCGACCCCGACTCCTTCTTCGTCAACGTCGCCGACGCCCTGCAG GTGCTGACGAACGGGAGGTTCAGGAGCGTGAGGCACAGGGTGGTGGTGAGCAGCGAGAGGCCGAGGGTGTCCATGATCTTCTTCGGCGGCCCGCCGTTCGGCCAGAGGCTGGCGCCGCTGCGCCAGCTGCTAGGGGACGGCGGCCGGAGCCGCTACAGGGAGTTCACCTGGAAGGAGTACAAGAGCAGCACCCACAAGGGCAGGCTCGCCACCGACCGCCTCTGCAGCTTCGAGAACTAG